In the genome of Paenibacillus pabuli, one region contains:
- a CDS encoding ABC transporter ATP-binding protein: protein MNTFMKTDLNESRPMIKITEAGKMYGNHRALHAVDWQVTAGEWWGVVGPNGSGKSTLLQLLAGTEQPNAGSIQIDGRDISSYTRKDLSRMIAVLQQDGLPAISYPVRDVVEMGRYPYQNWLGKETSNGAAVVDRVLEELGLSDMAERPLDALSGGQRQRVALAKVMAQEPRLLLLDEPTTFLDIKYQLQFMELLSTWRQKNHITIVAVLHDLNLAAQFCDHILALREGTCVGSGTPHSLMTEENIREIFRVSPAMVNHPDNGLPQLLLRREK from the coding sequence ATGAATACATTCATGAAAACAGACCTTAACGAGAGCCGGCCGATGATTAAGATTACGGAAGCTGGTAAAATGTATGGTAACCATCGTGCTCTGCATGCGGTGGACTGGCAAGTCACAGCGGGTGAATGGTGGGGCGTTGTTGGTCCAAACGGCAGTGGAAAATCAACGCTGCTTCAGCTGCTTGCCGGAACCGAACAGCCGAACGCAGGCAGCATACAGATTGATGGACGCGACATTTCCTCATACACCCGTAAAGATCTGTCGCGTATGATTGCGGTTTTGCAGCAGGATGGTTTGCCGGCCATCTCTTATCCCGTAAGGGATGTTGTCGAGATGGGACGTTACCCTTACCAGAACTGGCTTGGAAAAGAAACGTCGAATGGAGCAGCGGTAGTTGACCGGGTCCTGGAGGAGCTGGGTTTGAGTGACATGGCCGAACGGCCTTTGGATGCACTTAGTGGCGGACAACGGCAGCGGGTGGCGCTTGCCAAAGTCATGGCTCAGGAACCCAGGCTATTATTGCTGGACGAGCCAACCACCTTTCTCGATATCAAATATCAATTGCAATTCATGGAGTTATTATCGACGTGGCGTCAAAAAAATCATATTACGATTGTGGCGGTGCTGCATGATCTGAACCTGGCCGCGCAATTTTGCGATCACATTCTGGCACTGCGTGAAGGGACTTGTGTGGGCAGTGGCACACCTCATTCGTTGATGACGGAAGAGAACATTCGGGAGATCTTCCGGGTGAGCCCGGCCATGGTGAATCATCCCGACAATGGATTGCCCCAGCTGTTGCTAAGACGAGAGAAATAA
- the cobT gene encoding nicotinate-nucleotide--dimethylbenzimidazole phosphoribosyltransferase: protein MNNEQVLEQLIGRIEGLHEEVAAEASAHVDALTKPPGSLGKLEQLVIRLAGITGEARPCFDRRAVIVMAADHGVVEERISAFPAEVTPQMVLNFLAGGAAVNVLARHAGAHVICVDIGVNADLEHPDLVSRKVRKGTANMVKGAAMTRGEAIQAILAGAEVVTTEVAKGTQLFVTGEMGIGNTTASAAVMCALTGTAPASAVGRGTGVDDAGLQRKAAVVSQALSVNAPDADDALDVLSKVGGLEIAGLTGVILAAAANGCPVVVDGFISTAAALIASQLAPLSAEYMIASHTSHESGHAALLRELGLKPMLDLDMRLGEGTGGVLSLHLIDASCRILNEMATFASAGVSDGTTETQPTESISASADSSVQGEVSS from the coding sequence ATGAATAATGAACAGGTGTTGGAACAGTTAATTGGTCGGATCGAAGGTCTACATGAGGAAGTTGCGGCTGAAGCTTCCGCACATGTGGATGCATTGACGAAGCCACCCGGCAGTCTGGGCAAGCTTGAACAGCTGGTTATTCGTCTGGCGGGGATTACTGGTGAGGCTCGACCTTGCTTTGATCGAAGAGCTGTCATCGTTATGGCTGCGGATCATGGGGTGGTTGAAGAAAGGATCAGCGCTTTTCCGGCTGAGGTAACGCCGCAGATGGTCCTGAATTTTCTAGCAGGGGGAGCGGCTGTTAATGTGCTTGCGCGTCACGCTGGAGCTCATGTGATTTGTGTGGATATTGGCGTGAATGCCGATTTAGAGCATCCGGACCTGGTCTCCCGCAAAGTGCGAAAAGGTACAGCCAACATGGTGAAAGGTGCTGCAATGACCCGGGGCGAAGCGATTCAGGCCATTCTTGCAGGAGCTGAAGTGGTCACCACCGAGGTAGCGAAGGGAACGCAGTTGTTTGTGACCGGAGAGATGGGAATCGGCAATACAACCGCAAGTGCTGCGGTGATGTGTGCATTAACCGGAACAGCGCCAGCTTCAGCGGTTGGTCGGGGAACAGGTGTGGATGATGCCGGTTTGCAGCGTAAAGCCGCAGTGGTCAGCCAGGCCCTCAGTGTGAATGCACCGGATGCAGATGATGCGCTCGATGTGCTGAGTAAAGTGGGCGGACTGGAGATTGCTGGATTGACAGGCGTGATTCTTGCTGCCGCTGCAAACGGATGTCCTGTTGTTGTGGATGGATTTATCTCCACTGCTGCCGCGTTGATTGCAAGTCAGCTTGCTCCGCTCAGTGCTGAATACATGATTGCCTCCCACACATCGCATGAAAGTGGACATGCAGCGTTGCTGCGTGAGCTTGGTCTGAAGCCCATGCTGGATTTGGACATGCGACTGGGTGAAGGCACAGGAGGCGTGCTTAGTCTTCATTTGATTGATGCGTCATGCCGCATTCTGAACGAGATGGCAACATTTGCAAGTGCTGGCGTGTCTGATGGCACAACGGAGACTCAACCTACGGAGTCTATATCAGCTTCTGCTGATTCCTCTGTACAAGGAGAGGTATCCTCATGA